Proteins found in one Schistocerca serialis cubense isolate TAMUIC-IGC-003099 chromosome 5, iqSchSeri2.2, whole genome shotgun sequence genomic segment:
- the LOC126480913 gene encoding ribosome biogenesis protein NOP53 produces MKLLQGNVREVKKKKHISKKRKKSLRKYIDIKDVDDFLEDKRLEERLGVPFEDRPDEALFRIEETADSVVDKPETLLSKKEALRQKPVRCFEILHSYSAVQDPVRKRNRVRTPEERKHPIKKKIEEERKSKGILTARELDAARNRIINAQRKLNRPKKGEFSVDLWNDNGSSQDNSLGTDSEWLTPTTLVHTVKNTGRFVKRAPKLLLKKPLNVPAVENPHPGISYNPSFEDHQELLKKVADDELKVIKQEKHLNRVTTQMYSFVTPEIRKKEWLSEMSEGLPAKEKETSEVTDEENNGDNEYKAINPPVRNLKKSKQKRRKMKEAQMEELKRKQAIIEKRKIADIYKLRFVQKALDTKEKKLSKLREKREKIKALKKTEPKQLSKTKYEEPNVDFNLAEELKGCLRGVKPEGNLLNDRFKSLQRRSIVEPTVKQKAVKKGKRKRYIKNSHKIDVTAA; encoded by the exons ATGAAGCTCTTGCAGGGTAATGTTAGAGAAGTTAAGAAGAAAAAACATATTTCGAAAAAACGGAAGAAATCATTGAGGAAATACATTGACATCAAAGATGTTGATGATTTTCTTGAGGATAAACGGCTAGAAGAACGCTTGGG GGTACCATTTGAAGACCGACCAGATGAAGCCCTATTCCGAATAGAAGAAACTGCAGACAGTGTTGTTGACAAACCAGAAACACTTCTGTCTAAAAAAGAGGCACTTCGGCAAAAGCCTGTTAGGTGTTTCGAAATATTGCACTCATATTCTGCAGTACAGGACCCAGTTAGAAAAAG AAATCGTGTCCGAACTCCTGAAGAGAGAAAACATCCAATTAAAAAGAAGattgaagaagagaggaaaagtaaAGGCATTTTGACAGCGAGAGAACTTGATGCCGCTCGTAACAGAATAATAAATGCCCAAAGAAAGTTAAACAGACCAAAGAAAGGAGAATTCTCAGTTGACTTGTGGAATGATAATG GTAGTAGCCAGGATAACTCACTTGGGACAGATTCTGAATGGCTAACACCCACTACTCTGGTACATACTGTAAAAAACACTGGCCGATTTGTAAAACGGGCTCCAAAGCTGCTGCTGAAAAAGCCCTTAAATGTTCCAGCTGTAGAGAACCCACATCCAG GTATTTCCTACAATCCTTCTTTTGAAGACCACCAGGAATTGCTGAAGAAAGTTGCAGATGATGAGCTGAaagtaataaaacaagaaaaacatttaaacAGAGTCACCACTCAGATGTATTCATTTGTAACTCCAGAAATTAGAAAA AAAGAATGGTTGAGTGAAATGTCTGAAGGGCTGCCAGCAAAAGAGAAGGAAACCAGTGAAGTCACAGATGAGGAGAATAATGGTGATAATGAATATAAGGCTATAAATCCTCCAGTCAGGAACTtgaaaaaatcaaaacaaaagcGTAGAAAAATGAAAGAAGCACAAATGGAAGAACTGAAACGGAAGCAAGCTATCATCGAGAAGCGAAAAATTGCTGACATATACAA GTTGAGGTTTGTGCAAAAAGCATTAGATACAAAGGAGAAGAAGCTTTCCAAGCTGAGAGAGAAGAGAGAAAAGATTAAAGCTCTAAAAAAGACTGAACCCAAACAACTAAGCAAAACAAAATATGAGGAGCCAAATGTGGATTTTAACTTGGCTGAAGAACTTAAAGGATGTCTTCGTGGTGTGAAACCAGAGGGAAATCTTCTCAATGATCGTTTTAAGAGTTTGCAAAGAAGAAGCATTGTTGAGCCAACAGTGAAACAGAA GGCTGTAaagaaaggaaaacgtaaaagataTATAAAGAACTCTCACAAGATAGATGTGACTGCTGCGTGA